TTCTCGAGTCGACGGCGTTAAAATAGGTACGGCGACGGTTCGGTGAAGTCGCAGTCTTTGCAGTTCCTCTGTAACACATGGGCAAACGTTTCTTTGGCAGTGGTTCACTTTGTCGACGCTTTCGCGAGTGATAGTcttaattcttagaaaaatcgAATGCGACGATTCTTAATTGATCAGTCCAAGTTTCGATGTAGTCTAATTTAGGACGTCAAACTTCTCGTTTAATCGTTCGATGATTTATTGCCGCGCGTCGATGCTTCGAATTGACGGAAGACCACGCCTTCTACGATTTTATCTCCGAACAAATGACCAAACCGAATTGCCGCGAGACGATTTTGTTCGCAATGTTTTCGAGTCGCTGGAAATGTCACAGTTTTGACGCAACGGTACCGGACTGACGGAATCTGTCAGCCTCGCCACGATTCACGGGGTTCCGTTGCCTATTCCTCATAATTCACTGAATCATAATTAATTTCGACGGATCGTGGTACCGGAGGAGACAAATTGACCATGCAGAATTACTTAACGACACGATACCGCCAAGTTCACGATAAAATCAAAGATGTCAGGATATCTGGGCTCATGAATAAACTTCCGAAGGTAGTTACTCGCAACAAAAATATTCCGTAATCCCCGGTAACATTTTCCTCGTTCTCCAGGCTATAAAAATGGCGTCCCTGTTGGACCGCGTGCCAACATCGTCCGTAATGAACAAATTGTCAGCGGCGGGTTCAAGAATCATCCAGTTCCCTTACGATCATTACTGGCGGAAATCCCTGAACCCGAAATATTGGACCGTCGGCTTGATAGTCTCTTTACCGGTATTCTATCAGTTTCAAACGATGACGAACCAGACCAAGTTAGACGTTCCTCGAAGGAACGCAGAGGCACAGATGGAATCGCGGCGCGAGGAGGGCGGAGGGGAACATAACGCGCAGCAGAAAGTGATTTGAGCGGAAACGTTTTCGAAGACACACTTGGTGCTTCCTTTGATGTGGCTCTTAGCGTGGCAGAAAGAGGCGCGAGTGATTTACGCTTGGTTGTCGGAACACCTTGAAATTCGGTTCTAAATTGCACGGAATAATTTCGTACCTAGAAATACTTCGGATACTCCAGAGTATTTCTTCGATAACTATAGTAATATGTATCGACGAAGTAGCGTAATTAGATACTTAATTAGTATAGAGTTTCGTACGATCGCGAGCGAACGATGTAACTTTTGGTAAAATGTCTGTCTCAAATTGTCCTCAGATCGTAACGTCGCgacaataaaacaaaatggaTGAAAGTTTACTCACGGTAGGATATTCCTCCGTCAATCCGTGCTCTCCGAGGCGGTAATACACCGACCGGTTCTCCAAGAAGCTCTTGAAGTCGGATCGTGGCATCGTTGGGATCCTCATTTGCCAGAATGGCTCCCTGATGTTTGCTCCGAGGTTCAGTATATCTCGCTCCCTGTAGTAAATGCGCAGCGGTGGATCGGCCTGGGGAAAAAAGCAAGTCTCAATGAAAACGGATGGTCGGGAAATTTCAGTCCGCCCGGTCGCAACTTACACTCTCCTGTTTTCTCAAAATTTCCTCTGCGGGTGTGTCCGGCCTACTAGAAACTGGCGTTTCTTCCGGTGTCGTCGATTCGATAGAAGGCGTTAGGCTGGAGACTCCACTCGATTCGCTGCTGATGCTCGGCGAGATCGGTCCGTAGCCAGTCAAACATCTGAAACCTTGTTCGTAGAGCATTCTCGTTCTCAAGCAAAACTGCTCAGGTTCTAAGCCAGACAACGGCAAAGCTAACGATAGGGCCATTCTGAAGTCTTCCTCTTTTTTAACTGATTCGCAGAAGCTCTGTAATATCTCGATTTCCTCGTTAACGTCACTCGATTCAAGACGATGCCTCGAAGAGCTGATCGAGACCGTTAAGACGTCGATCGGCAACTGATCGAATGTTTGGACGTTCTTCTTCTGTAGGATTCATTGTCTCGCGCGTTTGTGTTTACCGCGTGTACACACTTTACTGCGATGGTGTTTGTACGTAAACATGACCTTCTTGATTCGAATTTGAATTAGGAATATACTTTTAATCGCGGTATCGGCGTGCTAGGAGTATTGTGATCTTCGTAACTGTCGGTCGAATATTGTAAATGCGAAATCGGAAGGAATCCTTTAAGTATTAAGATACATCGTTTCTCAGGattcagttatattttgctttcgTACTATTGCTTGCAACGTTGCTCTTTATTCTTTCTAACAGCGGATCGTTTTAATTGATCTGTAAAGTACAATAATTTAGCAAAACTGTTATGTACCATGATACAAGGATAAAGTTGCGCTGCAACTTGAAGCTTTACCGACATTGGCTTTTTATCTATCGTCGGTAAAATCGTACTGCCTCGATCGTACCGACGCCAGCTACATTCCCTGCAGCTGCAACGAGGAACTGCATCGACTGTGCTGCAGTATTTCTCCTTATCGACCGTTGCACATGTGCAGAATCATTTCAAATTACTTCGCTCGTACGCTTTGTTAAAATTTCCCAGTTCTATTTTACAATCTCTCGCGTTAGATTGTTGACATTATTATTCGGAATGTTGCTTATTCATAAAATCCATTGATCAATTGTCCTCCACGTTGCATTTGTAATTCCTGTCTGATGGTAACGTAGGTCGTCCTGTATCGACCTTTCAGCGACCTCCATGGGTTGCTGGGGTTGGTTCCCAGATGGCTGCAAACTTGAATTCCCCCTTTAGTAAATCAGAGCTGGACTTTCTCGCTAGTGCCCGTAACCCTTTCAGTTAGTATATAAGGAAGATCCACGAGGTTCACTTGCGTGGTCCGGTGCTACTCAGGGATGTCAACCAAAAGAAGACTTTCCAGGGTTTTCCATTTCCAGCAGGTGGATGGAGACAAATCGAAATAGGCTTTCCAGGGGCTGGGGGTGGTTCTTCATTGGTGGGagtttccttctctctctctctgcaaTTCATGCATCGAATTTCTTCAACGCTCCACCCTCTCCGACACACACACAGCACACAGAGGGGTGGAGTGGAGATTATTAGAAGTTGAAAAAAGAATTCCTCCAACCTCCTACAGATTTCCGGAAAATTGTTGCAGCATCAGCGACTTTTCTACTCTGTCTCCAGGACGAAGTTAGGCCCCTCACCCAGTCTCAGTGAGGATGAAAAAATCCCGACCAAGTTTCCGCCAGAAGGCGTGGAAAAAATCAAATCCAACCAAGGAAAAAAAACGGTAGCAATAAAATTCCGCTCCTCCTTTCCATGTTTGTTCCCCCTACCATCTCACCAAAACATGGTATTCAGTGCCGACAAACAAAGAAACacacaaaaaggaaaaaatacgCGTTCTAAACTGTAGTAGTAAACGCAGTACGACCACTCTTTTGCAACCATATTTTTGCAAAAATTTTGATTATTCATCATACATACATGGTAGTTTTTTGTTGGATCGCTATACCAATCCGCTGGACCAATCTAAGTAGAAGCATACTTTACGAACTCAAACTCCTTTCCTCGAAGTTCAAGTCAATTAAACTTTCTCCTAATAGAATCGTAGGTTGTTTTTCTACAGCTATTATTTCGTGCAATATTccaacgttttattttattattccccAGCAAATGTGAGTAAATTCGAGTGTTCTCACCATTCTTCCTCGTAACACATTAAAAGTTCCTGAACTGTGAAAGATGTTTACCTTCGGAAAACGTTCCAACACCTAAGCATCATCGAAAGCAACGTCGACACGACGATAAGCATCCAAAAATGAAACTTATACATTATCCTCGAAAATAGAAGTTACTACGAAGACAGACGTAGCGCAGGATCCTCGCTCGTACATTATGGCGTACGATCTCGCGAACTGGCTGACCGCGTATACCGGGTGTCCGATTCGCGTTCCCGAGGCTCCGGCGACCCATCCGGTGGCCCTAGCAACGCACATGCGCCCTTCTTGGACTCTCGTCTCTCCAGTTTCTCTCTCCGGATGGTTGGGGATTGGCCCGGAGTAACACCCCCTCATAATGGGTTCACCCGTCCGCGCTGAGCGCGGGAGAGTGGCCGAGAAAGAGACGGGGCGAGGGCAGGAGGGTGCCGGAACGAGACGAACCGATGGATCAAGCGAGAGAGGAGACTCGGCCGGAgcagagaacgagagagagagagcgagagagtcGAAGACCGAGCGAACCAGCCAGAGCGAGAGGATAGAAGACAGGGCGAGACGGGAGGGAAGAGGGCAACGGAAGCCATATTGATTTCCCTATGTTTCCCCGTATTGTTACTATAGCGCCCGGTGAGGGCGCGAGGAGAAGGCTGGTACCACCCTCGTCAACCATCCCGCGGCATCCACCCCTCGACAGCCACCCCGCGCAGCCAGCCCGTTCTGTTCTTCGAACCCGACGCTCGGCCCgacgagagacagagagagggagactgTGTGTGCCGGTGAACGCGGATTCTCTTCCGgtctttcgttcctttttccaCTGCTCTTTTTTACTGGTCTTGTGTCTCGCGCACCGGGATCTCTCCTACGCCAGTCTCTCCTCCAGTTTTCGGTATCGCTTAGCTTCCTACGCCGCGACTTCGGAATATTTAGAGCGTATATTTTTGTAAGTTTCG
This is a stretch of genomic DNA from Nomia melanderi isolate GNS246 chromosome 1, iyNomMela1, whole genome shotgun sequence. It encodes these proteins:
- the LOC116430271 gene encoding uncharacterized protein LOC116430271 isoform X1 — translated: MALSLALPLSGLEPEQFCLRTRMLYEQGFRCLTGYGPISPSISSESSGVSSLTPSIESTTPEETPVSSRPDTPAEEILRKQESADPPLRIYYRERDILNLGANIREPFWQMRIPTMPRSDFKSFLENRSVYYRLGEHGLTEEYPTGLVRRPCLIGETEERADAAGIHERCFGERKMDIVKLVVHWTQD
- the LOC116430271 gene encoding uncharacterized protein LOC116430271 isoform X2; translation: MALSLALPLSGLEPEQFCLRTRMLYEQGFRCLTGYGPISPSISSESSGVSSLTPSIESTTPEETPVSSRPDTPAEEILRKQESADPPLRIYYRERDILNLGANIREPFWQMRIPTMPRSDFKSFLENRSVYYRLGEHGLTEEYPTRNCKDCDFTEPSPYLF